From one Streptomyces sp. SCSIO 30461 genomic stretch:
- a CDS encoding methylmalonyl-CoA mutase family protein, whose product MDADAIDEGRRRWQARYDSAKKRDADFTTLSGDPVEPAYGPRPGDTYEGFDRIGWPGEYPFTRGLYPTGYRGRTWTIRQFAGFGNAEQTNERYKMILAAGGGGLSVAFDMPTLMGRDSDDSRSLGEVGHCGVAIDSAADMEVLFKDIPLGDVTTSMTISGPAVPAFCMYLVAAERQGVDPGVLNGTLQTDIFKEYIAQKEWLFEPEPHLRLIGDLMEYCARGIPAYKPLSVSGYHIREAGATAAQELAYTLADGFGYVELGLSRGLDVDVFGPGLSFFFDAHVDFFEEIAKFRAARRIWARWMKEVYGAKTDKAQWLRFHTQTAGVSLTAQQPYNNVVRTAVEALAAVLGGTNSLHTNALDETLALPSEQAAEIALRTQQVLMEETGVANVADPLGGSWYVEQLTDRIEADAEKIFDQIKERGLRAHPDGKHPIGPITSGILRGIEDGWFTGEIAESAFRYQQALEKGEKRVVGVNVHHGSVTGDLEILRVSHEVEREQVRILADRKARRDDDRVKSALAAMLAAARDGSNMIEPMLDAVRAEATLGEICDALRDEWGTYTEPPGF is encoded by the coding sequence ATGGACGCTGACGCCATCGATGAGGGCCGCCGCCGCTGGCAGGCCCGGTACGACTCCGCGAAGAAGCGGGACGCCGACTTCACCACGCTCTCCGGTGATCCGGTCGAGCCCGCCTACGGGCCCCGGCCCGGTGACACCTACGAGGGCTTCGACCGGATCGGCTGGCCGGGGGAGTACCCCTTCACCCGGGGTCTGTACCCGACCGGCTACCGCGGCCGCACCTGGACGATCCGACAGTTCGCCGGCTTCGGCAACGCCGAGCAGACCAACGAGCGGTACAAGATGATCCTGGCCGCCGGAGGCGGCGGGCTCAGCGTCGCCTTCGACATGCCCACCCTCATGGGCCGCGACTCCGACGACTCCCGCTCGCTCGGCGAGGTCGGCCACTGCGGTGTCGCCATCGACTCCGCCGCCGACATGGAGGTCCTCTTCAAGGACATCCCGCTCGGTGACGTCACCACCTCGATGACCATCAGCGGCCCGGCGGTCCCGGCCTTCTGCATGTACCTCGTCGCCGCCGAGCGGCAGGGTGTCGACCCGGGCGTGCTCAACGGCACGCTCCAGACCGACATCTTCAAGGAGTACATCGCCCAGAAGGAATGGCTCTTCGAGCCCGAGCCCCATCTGCGCCTGATCGGCGACCTGATGGAGTACTGCGCCCGCGGCATCCCCGCGTACAAGCCGCTGTCCGTCTCCGGCTACCACATTCGCGAGGCGGGCGCGACAGCCGCGCAGGAGCTGGCGTACACCCTCGCGGACGGTTTCGGATACGTCGAGCTCGGCCTCAGCCGGGGCCTGGACGTCGATGTCTTCGGCCCCGGCCTCTCCTTCTTCTTCGACGCGCATGTCGACTTCTTCGAGGAGATCGCCAAGTTCCGCGCCGCCCGCCGCATCTGGGCCCGCTGGATGAAGGAGGTCTACGGGGCCAAGACCGACAAGGCGCAGTGGCTCCGCTTCCACACCCAGACCGCCGGTGTCTCGCTGACCGCCCAGCAGCCGTACAACAACGTCGTCCGCACCGCCGTCGAGGCGCTCGCGGCCGTGCTCGGCGGCACCAACTCGCTGCACACCAACGCCCTGGACGAGACCCTCGCCCTGCCGTCCGAGCAGGCCGCGGAGATCGCCCTGCGCACCCAGCAGGTGCTGATGGAGGAGACCGGCGTCGCCAACGTGGCCGACCCGCTGGGCGGCTCCTGGTACGTGGAGCAGCTCACCGACCGCATCGAGGCCGACGCCGAGAAGATCTTCGACCAGATCAAGGAGCGCGGACTGCGCGCCCACCCGGACGGCAAGCACCCCATCGGGCCCATCACCTCGGGCATCCTGCGCGGCATCGAGGACGGCTGGTTCACCGGCGAGATCGCCGAGTCCGCGTTCCGGTACCAGCAGGCGCTGGAGAAGGGCGAGAAGCGCGTCGTCGGCGTCAATGTGCACCACGGTTCGGTCACCGGTGACCTGGAGATCCTCCGGGTCAGCCACGAGGTCGAGCGCGAGCAGGTCCGTATCCTCGCCGACCGCAAGGCCAGGCGCGACGACGACCGTGTGAAGTCGGCCCTGGCGGCCATGCTGGCCGCTGCCCGCGACGGCTCCAACATGATCGAGCCCATGCTCGACGCGGTGCGCGCCGAGGCCACACTCGGCGAGATCTGCGACGCGCTGCGGGACGAGTGGGGGACCTACACGGAGCCTCCGGGCTTCTAG
- a CDS encoding MMPL family transporter translates to MATFLYRLGRRAFRRRGLVALLWVAVLVGVGVAASAAPAPPKDSFSMPGTESQKAFDLLDERFPAAGAEGATARVVIRSPEGGKISDPAGKATVEQLVTALEDAPQVASVADPFEADAVSEDGTTAYASVTYTVSAMELTDQARESLTAATDDARGGGFTVETGGDAVMAEQEMGGTAELIGIGVAAVVLLLTFGSLVAAGMPLLSAIIGVGIGISGIGALGSTLELSATTSTLAMMIGLAVAIDYALFIVSRYRAEIAEGRTPEDAAGRAVGTAGSAVVFAGLTVIVALAGLAVVNIPILTKMGLAAAATVGVAVLIALTMTPALLGFAGKKALSRRDRKAAAGQRTASATPKLGTRWARFVLRRPVAVLLTAVIGLGVVAVPATSLELGLPDEGSSAPDTTQRKAYDMLSESFGAGFNGPLMVTVDTRGADDAKAAAETVGKEITGLGEAAAVTPANFNEEGDTAVLTVVPRTGPSDAATEELVKDIRSLSGDITSETGATMLVTGMTAMTIDFSQTLDDALIPYLALVVGLAFLLLMLVFRSVLVPLKAALGFLLSVAAALGAVVAVFQWGWLADVFGVDQPGPIMSMMPIFMIGVVFGLAMDYEVFLVTRMREAYVHGSSAADSVTTGFTHGGRVVAAAAIIMISVFSGFIMENDDMIKMMGFGLAIAVLFDAFVVRMAIVPAVLALLGAKAWWLPTWLDRILPNVDVEGEKLRKELGGTADSPEAAREPETAGV, encoded by the coding sequence GTGGCTACGTTCCTTTATCGACTCGGCCGACGCGCGTTCCGGCGCCGCGGTCTCGTCGCCCTGCTGTGGGTTGCCGTACTCGTGGGCGTCGGCGTTGCCGCGTCCGCCGCGCCCGCCCCTCCCAAAGACTCCTTCTCCATGCCCGGCACCGAGTCCCAGAAGGCCTTCGACCTGCTCGACGAGCGTTTCCCGGCGGCCGGTGCCGAAGGCGCCACGGCGCGTGTCGTGATCCGCTCCCCCGAGGGCGGGAAGATCTCCGACCCGGCCGGCAAAGCCACGGTCGAACAGCTGGTCACCGCGCTCGAGGACGCACCGCAAGTCGCCTCGGTGGCCGACCCGTTCGAGGCGGACGCCGTCAGCGAGGACGGCACGACCGCGTACGCCTCGGTGACGTACACGGTCAGTGCCATGGAGCTGACCGACCAGGCCCGCGAGTCGCTCACCGCGGCCACCGACGACGCGCGCGGCGGCGGCTTCACCGTCGAAACCGGCGGCGACGCGGTCATGGCCGAGCAGGAGATGGGCGGCACCGCCGAGCTGATCGGCATCGGTGTTGCGGCCGTCGTGCTCCTGCTGACCTTCGGCTCTCTCGTCGCGGCCGGCATGCCGCTGCTTTCGGCGATCATCGGTGTGGGCATCGGCATCTCCGGAATCGGAGCACTCGGCAGCACACTGGAGCTGTCCGCAACGACCTCCACGCTCGCCATGATGATCGGCCTGGCGGTCGCCATCGACTACGCCTTGTTCATCGTCTCGCGCTACCGCGCCGAGATCGCCGAAGGCCGCACGCCTGAGGACGCCGCGGGACGCGCGGTCGGCACCGCCGGCTCCGCCGTGGTCTTCGCCGGACTCACCGTCATCGTGGCCCTGGCGGGCCTCGCGGTGGTCAACATTCCGATCCTCACCAAGATGGGCCTGGCCGCCGCCGCCACCGTCGGCGTCGCCGTGCTGATCGCGCTCACCATGACCCCGGCGCTGCTCGGCTTCGCCGGCAAGAAGGCACTCAGTCGCAGGGACCGCAAGGCGGCCGCCGGACAGCGGACGGCGTCCGCCACGCCGAAACTCGGCACTCGCTGGGCCCGCTTCGTCCTGCGCCGTCCGGTGGCCGTGCTGCTCACCGCGGTGATCGGCCTCGGCGTCGTTGCCGTGCCGGCCACCAGCCTGGAGCTGGGCCTGCCGGACGAGGGCAGCTCGGCACCCGACACCACCCAGCGCAAGGCCTACGACATGCTGTCCGAGTCCTTCGGTGCCGGGTTCAACGGCCCACTGATGGTCACCGTCGACACGCGGGGAGCCGACGACGCGAAGGCCGCCGCCGAGACCGTCGGCAAGGAGATCACCGGCCTGGGCGAGGCCGCCGCCGTCACCCCGGCGAACTTCAACGAGGAGGGTGACACCGCCGTCCTCACCGTCGTGCCCAGGACCGGACCGAGCGACGCGGCGACCGAGGAGCTCGTCAAGGACATCCGCTCGCTGTCCGGCGACATCACGTCCGAGACGGGCGCGACCATGCTGGTCACGGGCATGACCGCGATGACGATCGACTTCTCGCAGACCCTGGACGATGCGCTGATCCCGTACCTGGCCCTGGTCGTCGGCCTCGCCTTCCTGCTCCTGATGCTGGTGTTCCGCTCCGTCCTCGTCCCGCTGAAGGCGGCCCTGGGCTTCCTGCTCTCGGTGGCGGCGGCGCTCGGCGCGGTGGTCGCGGTGTTCCAGTGGGGCTGGCTCGCGGACGTGTTCGGCGTGGACCAGCCGGGGCCGATCATGTCGATGATGCCCATCTTCATGATCGGCGTGGTCTTCGGCCTGGCGATGGACTACGAGGTCTTCCTCGTGACCCGCATGCGCGAGGCCTACGTCCACGGATCGTCCGCCGCCGATTCCGTCACCACCGGCTTCACCCACGGCGGCCGGGTCGTCGCGGCAGCCGCGATCATCATGATCAGTGTCTTCTCCGGTTTCATCATGGAAAACGACGACATGATCAAGATGATGGGCTTCGGCCTCGCCATCGCGGTCCTCTTCGACGCCTTCGTCGTCCGTATGGCCATCGTGCCCGCCGTGCTCGCCCTGCTGGGCGCCAAGGCGTGGTGGCTGCCCACATGGCTGGACCGCATCCTGCCGAACGTCGATGTCGAGGGCGAAAAGCTCCGCAAGGAGCTCGGCGGCACCGCCGACTCCCCGGAAGCCGCCCGCGAGCCCGAGACGGCCGGGGTCTGA
- a CDS encoding ABC transporter ATP-binding protein, whose amino-acid sequence MPNLRLLWSFVRPHRRTLLLGLLLGLLATAATLATPLVTKWVLDGLADSRSIAPAVVALSALLVVGSGVQAVQWILLGRMGERVVRDARVSMIRRLLRLKLGEYGARTNGELVTRVTSDTVLLREAAASSLTQLVNGTIGLVGALAMMALLDGVLFAVTLGSLTVVAALVAALMPRLAKAQRSAQESVGRLGAAVDGALRAIRTVKSARAEERESVRIEAEADTSARHSVRAVHIEAGVWSATMAGVQLAILLILAIGAVRVDSGALPVSSLIAFLLYAFQLLDPATELAQEFARLQSGVTAAARIAELQKLELEDGHARPAVPRPTRPAAAIADEHVLAFEDVTARHTPDGPPVLDGVSFAVPRRGHTAIVGPSGAGKTTVFSLMLEFLHPESGLLRLDGIPLDAWPAYESRRRIAYVEQDTPLLPGTLADNLRYLRPEASDAELWAALDAVGLTRRAEALPDGLDTVLADAAVSGGERQRVALARAFVTDPEILLLDEATAQLDGLTEAAVQAFVRDRAERAAVVTIAHRLSTVVEADRIVVLEQGRVRAIGTHADLLTTDPLYRDMVTALRVATTPDGTDEPAQSEEPSAVG is encoded by the coding sequence GTGCCGAATCTGCGTCTGCTCTGGTCCTTCGTCCGCCCCCACCGCCGCACGCTCCTGCTCGGCCTCCTCCTCGGACTCCTCGCCACCGCAGCCACCCTCGCGACCCCGCTCGTCACCAAATGGGTCCTCGACGGACTTGCCGACTCGCGCTCGATCGCCCCGGCGGTCGTCGCGCTGTCCGCACTGCTCGTGGTCGGCTCCGGTGTGCAGGCCGTGCAGTGGATCCTGCTGGGGCGCATGGGAGAACGGGTGGTGCGCGACGCCAGGGTGTCGATGATCCGGCGCCTTCTGCGCCTGAAACTCGGCGAGTACGGCGCCCGGACGAACGGCGAACTCGTCACCCGCGTCACCTCCGACACCGTGCTGCTGCGCGAGGCCGCCGCGTCCAGTCTGACCCAGCTGGTCAACGGCACGATCGGGCTGGTCGGCGCGCTGGCGATGATGGCGCTGCTCGACGGTGTCCTGTTCGCCGTCACCCTCGGCAGCCTCACCGTGGTCGCCGCGCTGGTCGCCGCGCTGATGCCGCGCCTCGCCAAGGCCCAGCGCTCCGCGCAGGAGTCGGTCGGCCGCCTGGGCGCGGCGGTCGACGGTGCACTGCGCGCGATACGTACGGTCAAGTCCGCGCGCGCCGAGGAGCGGGAGTCCGTGCGGATCGAGGCCGAGGCGGACACGTCCGCGCGGCACAGCGTCAGAGCGGTGCACATCGAGGCGGGGGTCTGGTCGGCCACCATGGCGGGAGTGCAGCTGGCGATCCTGCTGATCCTGGCGATCGGGGCCGTCCGTGTGGACTCCGGCGCCCTGCCGGTGTCCAGCCTGATCGCCTTCCTCCTGTACGCCTTCCAGCTGCTCGACCCGGCCACCGAACTCGCCCAGGAGTTCGCGCGGTTGCAGTCCGGTGTCACCGCCGCCGCGCGGATCGCGGAGCTGCAGAAGCTGGAACTGGAGGACGGCCACGCCCGCCCGGCCGTACCCCGTCCGACCCGCCCGGCCGCGGCGATCGCCGACGAGCACGTCCTGGCCTTCGAGGACGTCACCGCCCGCCACACCCCCGACGGCCCCCCGGTTCTCGACGGCGTCAGCTTCGCCGTACCGCGCCGCGGCCACACCGCGATCGTCGGGCCCTCCGGCGCGGGCAAGACCACCGTCTTCTCGCTGATGCTGGAGTTCCTGCACCCGGAGAGCGGTCTGCTGCGCCTCGACGGCATCCCGCTCGACGCCTGGCCGGCGTACGAGTCCCGCCGCCGTATCGCCTACGTCGAGCAGGACACTCCGCTGCTGCCCGGCACCCTCGCCGACAACCTGCGCTATCTGCGTCCGGAGGCCTCCGACGCCGAACTGTGGGCCGCTCTGGACGCGGTCGGCCTGACCCGCCGCGCCGAGGCACTGCCCGACGGACTCGACACGGTCCTCGCCGACGCCGCGGTATCCGGCGGCGAACGCCAGCGTGTAGCGCTCGCCCGTGCTTTCGTCACCGACCCGGAGATCCTGCTGCTCGACGAGGCCACCGCCCAGCTCGACGGGCTGACCGAGGCGGCGGTCCAGGCCTTCGTCCGCGACCGCGCCGAGCGGGCCGCCGTGGTCACGATCGCGCACCGGCTGTCCACGGTCGTGGAGGCGGACCGGATCGTCGTCCTGGAGCAGGGCCGGGTCCGAGCCATCGGCACGCACGCCGACCTGCTGACGACCGACCCGCTCTACCGCGACATGGTCACGGCCCTGCGCGTGGCGACGACACCGGACGGCACGGACGAGCCGGCGCAGAGCGAGGAACCGTCAGCCGTCGGCTGA
- a CDS encoding TetR/AcrR family transcriptional regulator, whose translation MNVESGTRSRTRRAILDAAASVLARDRRAPLAAIAKAADVGRSTLHRYFPDREQLVLTAALDSLEMIDRAVRDAATDEGTPAEAMRRLATALVGTGDRLLFAFGDPQLIEEVEAEEGSEGDIETLVLALISRGQDEGVFDSGVSAEWIMQVLWAMVYAGAAAAQQGTVPRHGVTAHVIRTLEGGILTPEANEAEPHV comes from the coding sequence ATGAATGTGGAATCCGGCACTCGCAGTCGCACCCGCCGCGCGATCCTCGATGCCGCAGCTTCGGTCCTGGCGCGCGACCGCCGAGCCCCCCTCGCCGCCATCGCCAAGGCTGCCGACGTGGGCCGCAGTACCCTGCACCGCTACTTCCCGGACCGCGAGCAGCTGGTCCTCACCGCGGCCCTGGATTCCCTGGAGATGATCGACAGGGCTGTGCGCGATGCCGCGACCGACGAGGGTACGCCGGCGGAGGCGATGCGCAGGCTCGCCACCGCACTGGTCGGCACCGGCGACCGGCTGCTGTTCGCCTTCGGCGACCCGCAGCTCATCGAGGAGGTCGAGGCGGAGGAGGGTAGCGAGGGCGACATCGAGACCCTCGTCCTCGCCCTCATCTCGCGTGGCCAGGACGAGGGCGTCTTCGACTCCGGAGTCTCCGCCGAGTGGATCATGCAGGTGCTGTGGGCGATGGTGTACGCGGGCGCGGCGGCGGCCCAGCAGGGCACGGTGCCGCGGCACGGGGTGACCGCGCATGTCATCCGCACACTGGAGGGCGGGATCCTGACGCCGGAGGCGAATGAGGCAGAGCCGCATGTGTGA
- a CDS encoding DUF418 domain-containing protein, translated as MTTTSTGMPATTVGGKRVPLLDVLRGVAILGTLMTNVWIFTGPGAEGGVLAVGGWGGFSSGSFGEFAESVLRLAADGKFFSLLTILFGAGIAIQYGAAERRGQPWPGRYRWRALFLFAEGTVHFVLVFAFDVLMGYAVTALYVAWLLTRPERTRRRVMGWAIGLHLTVMGLLTVALTLDDATDGDNRIPPRVADLYAQGSWGDQIGFRLQNAVALRVEPVLSFGLMVFLFLLGVRLLRSGAFDAGETGRRIRARMLVWGLGLGVPLNVACAIGGTDWFLVGRYAAAPLVAIGYAGLIGALVDRVRRPGPLMNALTSLGRMSLTGYVLQNVLCVLACYGIGLGLATRLGDTWRPWWVMGLWTAVSAVLLLGSVLWLRRFPAGPLESVQRWALRR; from the coding sequence ATGACGACGACGAGTACGGGCATGCCTGCGACCACCGTCGGTGGGAAGCGAGTGCCGCTGCTGGACGTGCTGCGGGGAGTGGCGATCCTGGGCACGCTGATGACGAACGTGTGGATATTCACCGGTCCCGGTGCCGAAGGGGGCGTCCTGGCGGTCGGCGGGTGGGGAGGCTTCTCCTCCGGGTCGTTCGGGGAGTTCGCCGAGAGCGTGTTGCGGCTGGCCGCGGACGGCAAGTTCTTCTCGCTGCTGACGATCCTCTTCGGTGCCGGGATCGCCATCCAGTACGGAGCGGCCGAGCGGCGCGGGCAGCCGTGGCCCGGGCGGTACCGGTGGCGGGCGCTGTTCCTGTTCGCCGAGGGCACGGTCCACTTCGTGCTGGTCTTCGCATTCGACGTGCTGATGGGGTACGCGGTGACCGCGCTCTACGTAGCCTGGCTGCTGACACGCCCGGAGCGGACCAGGCGCCGGGTCATGGGGTGGGCGATCGGGCTTCACCTGACCGTGATGGGCCTGCTCACGGTGGCACTCACCCTGGACGACGCGACAGACGGGGACAACCGGATACCGCCGCGGGTCGCGGACCTGTACGCGCAGGGCAGTTGGGGAGACCAGATCGGGTTCCGCCTGCAGAACGCCGTCGCCCTGCGCGTCGAGCCGGTGCTGTCGTTCGGTCTGATGGTGTTCCTGTTCCTGCTGGGCGTCCGGTTGCTGCGGTCGGGCGCGTTCGACGCGGGCGAGACCGGGCGGCGCATCCGGGCGCGCATGCTGGTGTGGGGCCTTGGCCTGGGTGTACCGCTGAACGTGGCGTGCGCGATCGGCGGCACGGACTGGTTCCTGGTGGGCCGGTACGCGGCCGCTCCGCTGGTCGCGATCGGATACGCGGGACTGATCGGCGCCCTGGTCGACCGGGTCCGGCGGCCCGGCCCGCTGATGAACGCGCTCACCTCTCTGGGGCGGATGTCCCTGACCGGATACGTCCTTCAGAACGTGCTGTGCGTCCTCGCCTGCTATGGCATCGGGCTGGGTCTGGCCACCCGGCTGGGTGACACATGGCGCCCGTGGTGGGTGATGGGCCTGTGGACGGCGGTGTCCGCGGTCCTGCTGCTGGGCTCGGTCCTGTGGCTGCGCCGCTTCCCGGCGGGACCGCTGGAGTCGGTGCAGCGGTGGGCACTGCGGCGCTGA
- a CDS encoding TetR/AcrR family transcriptional regulator codes for MVAVMCSHLRPKSIRAGRPRSAEADAAILDATRAALVELGWSKLTLGDVAKRAGVAKTTLYRRWANKNELVVDAVAVLFDELELPDRGSLAADIEGVVFQFAELLQRPEAKTAMMAVVAESTRDEPLRERIRVSIVDRQKRLVLEGRARAQARGELPLESSQEVADRTADLIFDIVAGAVVHRALVSGEQVDEDWVRRFTAVLLGGLGAAGQLG; via the coding sequence ATGGTCGCCGTCATGTGCAGCCATCTCCGTCCGAAAAGCATCCGTGCCGGCCGCCCCCGCAGCGCCGAGGCGGATGCCGCCATCCTGGACGCGACCAGGGCCGCACTGGTCGAGCTCGGCTGGTCGAAACTGACGCTGGGCGACGTGGCCAAGCGCGCAGGAGTGGCCAAGACCACCCTCTACCGGCGCTGGGCCAACAAGAACGAGCTGGTCGTGGACGCGGTCGCGGTGCTCTTCGACGAACTGGAGCTGCCCGACCGGGGCTCCCTGGCCGCCGACATCGAGGGCGTGGTGTTCCAGTTCGCCGAGCTGCTCCAGCGCCCCGAGGCCAAGACGGCGATGATGGCGGTGGTCGCCGAGTCGACCCGTGACGAGCCACTGCGCGAGCGCATCCGGGTCTCGATCGTGGACCGCCAGAAGCGGCTGGTCCTGGAGGGGCGCGCCCGGGCCCAGGCACGCGGTGAACTCCCATTGGAGAGCAGCCAGGAGGTCGCGGACCGCACAGCGGACCTCATCTTCGACATCGTCGCGGGCGCGGTCGTGCACCGGGCACTGGTGAGCGGCGAGCAGGTGGACGAGGACTGGGTGCGGCGCTTCACGGCGGTGCTGCTGGGCGGTCTCGGTGCGGCGGGACAGCTCGGCTGA
- a CDS encoding tetratricopeptide repeat protein — protein MSGVVDLAAVKAAGEAKAKAEQARAEAARRGDSGAVPPSSLVIDADEAGFERDVLQRSAEVPVVIDFWAEWCEPCKQLSPILERFAREYNGRFVLAKIDVEANQLLMQQFGIQGIPAVFAVVAGQALPLFQGLAPEPQIRQTLDQLVQVAEQRFGLTGITVAPDTEDGEPQAAPAAPMGPHDAALEAAVDALDAGDLGGAVRAYQNVLADDPGNVEAKLGLAQAELLRRVQDMDASAVRKEAADKPNDARAQVAVADLDLVGGHVEDAFGRLVDTVGRTAGDDRDAARLHLLELFEVIGPDDPRVSAARTALARVLF, from the coding sequence ATGAGCGGCGTCGTCGACCTCGCCGCGGTGAAGGCGGCCGGTGAGGCCAAAGCCAAGGCGGAGCAGGCCCGTGCGGAGGCCGCCCGGCGTGGTGACAGCGGTGCCGTCCCTCCCTCCAGTCTCGTGATCGATGCAGACGAGGCAGGCTTTGAGCGCGATGTCCTCCAGCGCTCGGCCGAAGTCCCGGTCGTCATCGACTTCTGGGCCGAGTGGTGCGAGCCCTGCAAGCAGCTCAGCCCGATCCTGGAGCGGTTCGCCCGCGAGTACAACGGCCGCTTCGTGCTCGCCAAGATCGACGTCGAAGCCAATCAGCTGCTGATGCAGCAGTTCGGGATCCAGGGGATTCCCGCCGTCTTCGCCGTGGTCGCCGGGCAGGCGCTCCCGCTCTTCCAGGGCCTCGCGCCCGAGCCGCAGATCCGCCAGACGCTCGACCAGCTGGTCCAGGTCGCCGAGCAGCGCTTCGGACTCACCGGCATCACCGTCGCCCCGGACACCGAGGACGGCGAACCGCAGGCGGCCCCCGCCGCGCCCATGGGGCCGCACGACGCGGCGCTCGAGGCGGCAGTGGACGCGCTCGACGCGGGTGACCTGGGTGGTGCGGTGCGGGCGTACCAGAACGTGCTCGCCGACGACCCGGGCAATGTCGAGGCCAAGCTGGGCCTCGCCCAGGCCGAACTGCTGCGACGCGTCCAGGACATGGACGCCTCCGCCGTGCGCAAGGAGGCTGCGGACAAGCCGAACGACGCCCGGGCGCAGGTCGCCGTCGCGGACCTGGACCTGGTCGGCGGTCATGTCGAGGACGCCTTCGGCCGGCTGGTCGACACCGTGGGCCGCACGGCGGGCGATGACCGCGACGCTGCACGGCTGCACCTGCTGGAGCTGTTCGAGGTGATCGGCCCCGACGACCCGCGGGTGAGCGCCGCGCGTACGGCGCTGGCCCGGGTGCTGTTCTGA
- a CDS encoding DUF6230 family protein: MSQVRGGTRWKRFAVVMVPSVAATAAIGVGLAQGALAASFAVSGQEFKVSAGYLKGTGFAQYGGLNEGYESATSDKKTVRPVAVSSFRDATIEDMCQSVVTKIPGLQPITLKLKAGEGKSSVVAKDLYLDVSYLKGDAEFRNIEIGVAAKDTDKRVKGGKGPEIKPGEKMLPGGFAQQADEAVLTDVQQRAWATTAGTFKLGGLNMELNWGDGPKNECY; encoded by the coding sequence ATGTCCCAGGTTCGTGGTGGGACCAGATGGAAGCGGTTCGCCGTCGTCATGGTGCCGTCCGTGGCCGCCACGGCTGCGATCGGTGTGGGCCTGGCCCAGGGCGCGCTCGCGGCTTCGTTCGCGGTGTCGGGCCAGGAGTTCAAGGTCAGCGCTGGGTACCTCAAGGGCACCGGCTTCGCTCAGTACGGCGGTCTCAACGAGGGCTACGAGTCGGCGACCAGTGACAAGAAGACGGTTCGGCCCGTGGCGGTCTCGTCCTTCCGGGACGCGACCATCGAGGACATGTGCCAGTCGGTCGTCACCAAGATCCCTGGTCTTCAGCCGATCACTCTGAAGCTGAAGGCCGGCGAGGGCAAGAGCTCGGTTGTCGCCAAGGACCTCTACCTTGACGTCTCGTACCTCAAGGGCGATGCCGAGTTCAGGAACATCGAGATCGGCGTTGCGGCCAAGGACACCGACAAGCGTGTCAAGGGCGGCAAGGGCCCCGAGATCAAGCCGGGCGAGAAGATGCTGCCCGGTGGCTTCGCCCAGCAGGCCGATGAGGCAGTCCTCACGGACGTCCAGCAGCGGGCGTGGGCAACCACGGCTGGCACGTTCAAGCTTGGCGGCCTGAACATGGAGCTCAACTGGGGTGACGGCCCCAAGAACGAGTGCTACTGA
- a CDS encoding DUF6114 domain-containing protein, protein MSVAESTGQNEHFLRVLRRRFRDWRGQRPFWGGLFTLLGGMPIAYFPYASLKLGHMTLSMATTAGAGSLIIGVLLVTLGLTMWYQPLVRVFAGVAAVLLALISIPVSNLGGFIMGYLFALIGGALALAWAPGKLEPEEAEAHEETYASGELPTAQDPEPQGMRDGQTTHETTIDANGGRNSAG, encoded by the coding sequence ATGAGCGTCGCCGAGTCCACGGGACAGAACGAACACTTCCTTCGAGTCCTTCGTCGGCGCTTCCGCGACTGGCGCGGACAGCGGCCGTTCTGGGGAGGCCTGTTCACATTGCTCGGCGGTATGCCGATCGCCTACTTCCCGTACGCGAGCCTCAAGCTCGGTCATATGACGCTCTCCATGGCGACGACCGCAGGCGCGGGATCTCTGATCATCGGTGTGCTGCTCGTGACGCTTGGCCTCACCATGTGGTATCAGCCCCTGGTTCGCGTTTTCGCGGGCGTCGCCGCAGTTCTGTTGGCGCTCATCTCCATCCCGGTGTCCAACCTCGGCGGCTTCATCATGGGCTACCTGTTCGCCCTCATCGGCGGTGCGCTCGCGCTCGCTTGGGCGCCAGGGAAGCTTGAGCCCGAAGAGGCTGAAGCCCACGAGGAAACCTACGCATCCGGCGAACTGCCGACCGCGCAGGACCCGGAGCCTCAGGGCATGCGCGACGGGCAGACGACGCACGAGACCACCATCGATGCAAACGGCGGGAGGAACAGTGCCGGGTGA